The Alteripontixanthobacter sp. genome has a window encoding:
- a CDS encoding potassium channel family protein, whose translation MIAALLLAVLLFLASHLLVAIYFAVGFWLGNDWNLGGFKEVSSMDWMDYFYFSLINMTTLGLGDIYPTGHLRSVTGIQALTGFALISCSAQLFWKITTKGDIT comes from the coding sequence ATGATCGCCGCGCTCCTGCTCGCCGTGCTGCTGTTCCTGGCGTCGCACCTGCTGGTGGCGATCTATTTCGCGGTCGGCTTCTGGCTCGGCAATGATTGGAACCTTGGCGGGTTCAAGGAAGTCTCATCGATGGACTGGATGGATTATTTCTATTTCTCGCTGATCAACATGACCACTCTGGGCCTCGGCGACATTTACCCCACCGGCCATTTGCGCTCGGTCACGGGCATTCAGGCGCTGACGGGTTTCGCCCTTATCAGCTGTTCGGCGCAGCTATTCTGGAAAATAACGACAAAAGGAGACATTACGTGA
- a CDS encoding DUF6691 family protein, whose product MTRSWLVTLLSGTLFGGGLALGGMVDPARVRGFLDIFGDWDPTLAFVMGGAVIVMAIAWRIQPRMAQPLIGAAFALPDRTDLTPRLIGGAALFGTGWGIAGLCPGPGFAALVIEPAKAAAFVAAMLGGMLIVRLFEQQR is encoded by the coding sequence ATGACGCGTTCCTGGCTGGTGACACTCCTGTCGGGGACATTGTTCGGCGGCGGGCTGGCGCTGGGCGGAATGGTCGACCCGGCACGTGTACGCGGCTTCCTCGACATTTTCGGGGATTGGGACCCCACCCTGGCCTTCGTGATGGGCGGCGCGGTGATTGTGATGGCGATTGCCTGGCGGATTCAGCCACGCATGGCGCAGCCCTTGATCGGCGCGGCGTTCGCTCTTCCCGACCGGACCGACCTGACCCCCCGCCTGATCGGCGGCGCGGCGCTGTTCGGCACCGGTTGGGGAATTGCCGGCCTGTGTCCCGGACCGGGCTTCGCCGCGCTGGTAATCGAACCCGCCAAGGCAGCGGCTTTCGTCGCGGCGATGCTGGGCGGAATGCTGATCGTCCGCTTGTTCGAGCAGCAACGCTGA
- a CDS encoding copper resistance protein B, protein MKRPATRLLAALAAGTMIALPVSAQHAGHGAGHGAGHGASDSPPAAPRDAAAKCAEEAERHRAMGHAVAHGACKPEPSGGPAMDDGAMDHGQMHHSQMNHGQAADAPPDHSRMDHGAEPAPTAQPMDHSAMQMGADDAIPLLPPPPEAGSGPARAAIAIWGEDAMQQARRELIRDTDGGLRLWFQGDRLEYRLREGSDGYLWDIQGYYGGDLNKFWFKSEGEGGFGEAVEEAEVQALYSRAVAPFFDLQVGVRQDLTGPERTHAVIGVQGIAPYHFEIDAAAFLSTKGDITASIEAELDQRITQRLILQPRAEIALAAQDIPELGIGAGIDTLEAGLRLRYEIAREFAPYIGVDQEWKIGTSRDFARAEGEDLSVTNYVVGLRFWF, encoded by the coding sequence GTGAAGCGGCCGGCCACAAGGCTGCTCGCCGCGCTCGCTGCCGGGACGATGATCGCGCTGCCGGTATCGGCGCAGCATGCCGGACATGGGGCCGGACATGGGGCCGGCCATGGAGCCAGCGATAGCCCGCCCGCCGCGCCGCGGGATGCCGCCGCGAAATGTGCCGAAGAGGCCGAGCGCCACCGCGCAATGGGCCATGCGGTTGCGCATGGCGCGTGCAAACCCGAACCAAGCGGCGGTCCGGCCATGGACGACGGCGCGATGGATCACGGCCAGATGCACCATAGCCAGATGAACCACGGCCAGGCGGCCGATGCACCACCGGATCACAGCCGGATGGACCACGGGGCTGAACCCGCCCCAACCGCTCAGCCGATGGATCATTCGGCAATGCAGATGGGCGCGGACGATGCGATCCCCCTCCTGCCACCTCCGCCCGAAGCCGGTAGCGGACCGGCCCGCGCGGCGATCGCCATCTGGGGCGAGGATGCCATGCAGCAGGCTCGCCGCGAATTGATCCGCGACACCGATGGAGGCCTGCGCTTGTGGTTTCAGGGCGACCGGCTGGAATACCGCCTGCGCGAAGGATCCGACGGTTATCTGTGGGATATTCAGGGCTATTATGGCGGCGATTTGAACAAGTTCTGGTTCAAGTCGGAAGGCGAAGGAGGCTTCGGCGAAGCTGTCGAAGAAGCCGAAGTGCAGGCGCTCTACAGCCGGGCAGTCGCGCCGTTTTTCGATTTGCAGGTCGGTGTGCGCCAGGATCTGACCGGACCCGAGCGTACCCATGCGGTGATCGGCGTGCAGGGCATCGCGCCCTATCACTTCGAAATCGATGCAGCGGCATTCCTCTCCACCAAGGGCGATATCACCGCTAGCATAGAGGCCGAGCTCGACCAGCGCATCACCCAGCGATTGATCCTTCAGCCGCGCGCAGAAATTGCCCTCGCAGCGCAGGATATTCCCGAATTGGGGATCGGTGCGGGGATCGATACTCTCGAGGCGGGGCTTCGGCTGCGTTACGAAATCGCCCGTGAATTCGCGCCCTATATCGGCGTCGACCAGGAATGGAAGATCGGCACCAGCCGCGACTTCGCCCGTGCCGAAGGAGAGGATTTAAGCGTAACCAACTATGTGGTCGGGCTGCGCTTCTGGTTTTAG
- a CDS encoding periplasmic heavy metal sensor, with protein MKRWHIALAVLLAALAGSLGALGADRWADGGSDRSLHAFVHDELSLTADQEQRLETLEANFAVEQARLEASARAANARLAQAMEAEHEYGPEVGAAIDEVHERMGALQKATVRHVFAMREILDPDQQRRFDRQVSAALTQSPRD; from the coding sequence GTGAAAAGATGGCATATCGCTCTGGCCGTTCTATTGGCTGCGCTCGCCGGAAGTCTGGGTGCGCTGGGGGCCGATCGCTGGGCCGATGGAGGCTCCGATCGAAGCCTGCATGCATTTGTGCATGACGAGCTATCGCTGACCGCCGATCAGGAACAGCGCCTGGAAACCCTCGAAGCAAATTTCGCGGTGGAACAGGCGCGGCTGGAGGCTTCCGCCCGCGCAGCCAATGCCCGCCTGGCTCAGGCGATGGAGGCCGAGCATGAATATGGCCCCGAAGTCGGGGCTGCCATCGACGAGGTTCACGAACGGATGGGCGCTCTGCAGAAGGCGACCGTGCGCCACGTCTTCGCCATGCGCGAGATCCTCGATCCCGACCAGCAGCGCCGGTTCGACCGGCAGGTTTCTGCGGCGCTGACGCAATCCCCGCGCGACTGA
- a CDS encoding MBL fold metallo-hydrolase, which produces MSDDTHIDQAIAQVNDVLAGNPRAPHVKAFFHEPTFTATYVVSDDEAKRAAIIDSVWDFDQPSGRTSLEAADAIIDYVREAGLTVDWILETHAHADHLSAAPYLQEKLGGEMAIGREIVTVQGVFGKVFNEGTEFERDGSQFDRLLEDGDALMIGEIPLIALHVPGHTPADMAYIVGDAAFIGDTMFMPDYGSARADFPGGNARNLYRSVRRLMRLPDKTRVFLCHDYKAPNRTEFVWETTMLAQRTANVHLHEDVDEDQFVEMRTQRDATLEMPRLILPAIQVNMRGGHLPPPEDDGTSYLKMPVNKL; this is translated from the coding sequence ATGAGTGACGACACGCATATCGACCAAGCCATTGCACAGGTGAACGACGTCCTTGCCGGCAATCCGCGAGCGCCGCACGTCAAAGCGTTCTTCCATGAGCCGACCTTTACCGCGACCTATGTCGTCAGCGACGATGAGGCCAAGCGCGCCGCCATCATCGACAGCGTCTGGGATTTCGATCAGCCTTCGGGCCGCACCAGCCTGGAAGCGGCGGACGCAATAATCGATTATGTGCGCGAGGCAGGCCTGACCGTCGATTGGATCCTGGAAACCCACGCCCATGCCGATCACCTGTCGGCCGCGCCCTATCTGCAGGAAAAGCTGGGCGGCGAAATGGCCATCGGCCGCGAGATCGTGACCGTCCAGGGCGTGTTCGGCAAGGTGTTCAACGAAGGCACCGAGTTCGAACGCGACGGATCGCAATTCGACCGGCTGCTGGAGGATGGCGACGCGTTGATGATCGGCGAAATTCCGCTGATCGCGCTCCATGTTCCCGGCCATACCCCGGCCGACATGGCCTATATCGTGGGCGATGCGGCCTTTATCGGCGATACGATGTTCATGCCCGATTATGGCTCTGCGCGGGCCGATTTTCCCGGCGGCAATGCGCGCAACCTCTATCGCTCGGTCCGGCGACTGATGCGCCTGCCGGACAAGACGCGGGTGTTCCTGTGCCACGATTACAAAGCACCCAATCGCACCGAATTCGTGTGGGAGACCACCATGCTCGCACAGCGCACAGCCAATGTGCATCTTCACGAAGATGTGGATGAGGATCAGTTCGTGGAAATGCGCACGCAGCGCGATGCGACGCTGGAGATGCCGCGCCTGATCCTGCCCGCCATCCAGGTGAACATGCGCGGTGGACATCTGCCGCCGCCGGAAGATGACGGCACGTCCTACCTCAAGATGCCGGTGAACAAGCTGTGA
- a CDS encoding copper resistance system multicopper oxidase: protein MIRVNRRKFLNASAGGIGLLGLAGAVPAWARGGDLHGGIARKGIDEARGPKIDLTVARSAFSSGNRRGHAVAVNGSIPGPLLRLKEGTTVQLNVHNQLDEDTSIHWHGLLVPFELDGVPGVSFPGVKPGQTFTAEFPVRQSGTYWWHSHSGLQEQAGHYGPIVVDPAGPDPVRVDRDYVIVLSEFSDMHPHTIFDKLKKGEGYFNYNQNSWTDDYPLSGEDRRMWAKMRMMPTDILDVSAATYTYLLNGHGPLDGLEYLFRPGERVRLRFINAGAMSFFNIRIPGLPMTVVQADGQNVDPVEVDEFQIGVAETYDVVVTPGDKPAYTLVAESMDRSGMGIATLASAPGARAPIPPLRDPPLLTMADMGMGGMDHGSGGGGDTCGMNHGAGHGTGHAAGHTGDHGPSQNAGDMSGGTDMDGMASMAGMDMRDTSLLPPDVKVGPGLDMVAMNPADRMGDPGLGLDDVPHRTLNYRKLRSLAPHAQVRRPSRRMELHLTGNMERYMWSFDGKKFSAVSDEPIRFAYDERVRVKLVNDTMMAHPIHLHGHFFELVNGASADRQPFKHTVIVQPGGSAQFDLTADEPGDWAFHCHLLYHMHAGMFQIVTVANPNGSEA, encoded by the coding sequence ATGATCCGCGTCAATCGGCGAAAATTCTTGAACGCGAGTGCCGGCGGCATCGGGCTGCTTGGCCTGGCCGGTGCGGTGCCGGCCTGGGCGCGCGGCGGCGATCTGCATGGCGGGATCGCCCGCAAGGGTATCGACGAGGCGCGCGGACCGAAAATCGACCTCACCGTCGCGCGGTCCGCTTTTTCCTCGGGCAATCGGCGCGGCCACGCCGTTGCGGTCAATGGCAGCATTCCCGGCCCGCTATTGCGCCTGAAAGAGGGCACCACCGTGCAGCTTAACGTCCACAACCAGCTGGACGAGGATACCTCGATCCATTGGCACGGGCTGCTGGTTCCGTTCGAGCTTGACGGCGTACCCGGGGTCAGCTTCCCGGGGGTCAAACCGGGGCAGACCTTCACCGCCGAATTTCCCGTGCGGCAATCGGGCACATATTGGTGGCATTCGCATAGCGGGCTGCAGGAACAGGCGGGACATTACGGCCCGATCGTGGTCGATCCGGCGGGCCCCGATCCGGTTCGGGTGGACCGCGATTACGTCATTGTCCTGAGCGAATTCAGCGACATGCACCCGCACACGATTTTCGATAAGCTTAAGAAGGGCGAAGGCTACTTCAACTATAATCAGAACAGCTGGACCGACGATTACCCGCTCTCCGGCGAAGATCGCCGGATGTGGGCGAAGATGCGCATGATGCCGACCGATATTCTTGATGTATCGGCCGCCACCTACACCTATCTGCTCAACGGTCACGGACCGCTCGACGGGCTGGAGTATCTGTTCCGTCCGGGCGAGCGGGTGCGGCTGCGCTTCATCAACGCCGGGGCGATGAGCTTTTTCAACATCCGCATTCCCGGCCTGCCGATGACGGTGGTTCAGGCCGATGGACAAAATGTCGACCCGGTCGAGGTGGATGAGTTCCAGATCGGCGTGGCGGAAACCTACGATGTCGTGGTGACCCCCGGTGACAAGCCCGCCTATACGCTTGTGGCCGAATCGATGGATCGATCAGGCATGGGTATCGCTACGCTGGCCAGCGCGCCGGGTGCGCGCGCGCCGATACCTCCTCTGCGCGATCCGCCGCTGCTGACGATGGCCGATATGGGCATGGGGGGGATGGACCACGGATCGGGCGGCGGTGGCGACACGTGCGGCATGAATCATGGGGCGGGGCATGGTACCGGTCATGCTGCCGGTCATACCGGTGATCACGGGCCAAGCCAAAATGCGGGCGATATGTCGGGCGGTACCGATATGGACGGCATGGCGAGCATGGCCGGGATGGATATGCGCGATACTTCGCTGCTGCCGCCGGATGTGAAGGTTGGCCCCGGCCTCGATATGGTGGCGATGAACCCGGCGGACCGGATGGGCGATCCCGGACTGGGGCTGGACGATGTGCCGCATCGCACGCTGAATTATCGCAAGCTGCGTTCGCTCGCCCCTCATGCTCAAGTCCGGCGCCCGTCACGGCGAATGGAATTGCATCTTACCGGCAATATGGAACGCTACATGTGGTCGTTCGACGGCAAGAAATTTTCCGCCGTCTCGGACGAGCCGATCCGCTTCGCCTATGATGAGCGGGTGCGGGTGAAGCTGGTCAACGATACGATGATGGCGCATCCGATCCACCTTCACGGCCATTTTTTCGAACTGGTCAATGGTGCGTCCGCCGACCGGCAGCCATTCAAGCATACCGTCATCGTGCAGCCGGGCGGCAGCGCGCAATTCGACCTGACCGCCGACGAACCGGGGGACTGGGCGTTCCATTGTCACTTGCTCTATCACATGCATGCCGGGATGTTTCAGATCGTGACGGTTGCCAATCCGAATGGGAGCGAAGCGTGA
- a CDS encoding DUF6692 family protein, which translates to MNKFAFMALAALPLAACNTNTAPGNDREAQLEPPAEAASIESAASALANVSPGLMLPETMTDADLAALGAQSACQFRLTEIAYPSFVHDRSGQGAIKINGKLIPVSASGPGSYASGDLRIQTRVLDDEGNAGLQMQELIVAAPGAKDEFGFWGYTTCKDGAG; encoded by the coding sequence ATGAACAAGTTCGCATTCATGGCGCTGGCCGCGCTGCCGCTCGCCGCCTGCAACACCAACACAGCACCCGGCAATGACCGCGAAGCGCAGCTGGAACCGCCGGCCGAGGCGGCATCGATCGAAAGCGCCGCCAGTGCGCTCGCCAATGTCAGTCCCGGCCTGATGCTGCCCGAAACCATGACCGATGCCGACCTGGCCGCTCTTGGTGCGCAAAGTGCCTGCCAGTTCCGGCTGACGGAAATTGCCTATCCGTCCTTTGTCCATGATCGCAGCGGACAGGGCGCGATCAAGATCAATGGCAAGCTGATCCCCGTCAGCGCCAGCGGCCCCGGCAGCTACGCCAGCGGCGATCTGCGGATCCAGACCCGGGTGCTTGACGATGAAGGCAATGCGGGCCTGCAAATGCAGGAGCTGATTGTCGCCGCCCCCGGCGCGAAGGACGAGTTCGGATTCTGGGGGTACACAACCTGCAAGGACGGCGCTGGCTGA
- a CDS encoding metalloregulator ArsR/SmtB family transcription factor, protein MSTTDSPTDFTRQAGEASRLLKMMGNESRLLVLCFLAEEGELSAGDLAQRVGLSQSALSQHLGKLREDDLVATRKEAQSVFYRVRDPNAQRVLELLHDIFCPELGQSPQPSDDIGETV, encoded by the coding sequence ATGAGCACTACCGATTCTCCCACCGATTTCACGCGCCAGGCCGGCGAGGCCAGCCGCTTGTTGAAAATGATGGGCAATGAATCGCGCCTGCTGGTGCTCTGCTTCCTGGCCGAGGAAGGCGAGCTGTCTGCCGGCGATCTGGCGCAGCGGGTCGGGTTGAGCCAGTCCGCCCTTTCGCAGCACCTCGGAAAACTGCGTGAGGACGATCTGGTCGCCACCCGCAAGGAGGCCCAGTCGGTATTCTACCGGGTCCGCGACCCCAATGCGCAGCGTGTTCTGGAACTGCTGCATGACATTTTTTGCCCCGAGCTCGGCCAATCCCCCCAGCCGAGCGACGACATCGGAGAGACAGTATGA
- a CDS encoding YeeE/YedE thiosulfate transporter family protein: MLPGFPDAAPLAGLLGGVLIGLAAALMLLGAGRIAGVSGIAARAFGISGDGMPRSGAWAFVLGLPIGALLVAWITGGIEASFAGYVPLIAAGLLVGIGTRIGSGCTSGHGVCGVSRLSQRSLVATATFMAAGIATFAIMNALGLEVLS; encoded by the coding sequence ATGCTGCCCGGATTTCCCGATGCCGCTCCGCTGGCAGGATTGCTCGGCGGCGTGCTGATCGGCCTAGCAGCGGCGCTGATGCTGCTGGGCGCAGGGCGAATTGCCGGCGTGTCCGGCATCGCCGCCCGCGCCTTCGGTATCAGCGGAGATGGTATGCCCAGATCCGGCGCGTGGGCGTTTGTCCTGGGCCTGCCGATTGGTGCATTGCTGGTTGCCTGGATTACCGGCGGGATAGAGGCCAGTTTTGCCGGTTACGTGCCGCTGATCGCGGCGGGTCTGCTGGTCGGCATCGGCACGCGCATCGGCAGCGGCTGCACCAGCGGCCACGGCGTTTGCGGCGTCAGCCGGTTGTCGCAGCGCTCGCTCGTCGCCACGGCGACCTTCATGGCCGCCGGGATCGCGACCTTCGCCATCATGAATGCCCTTGGGCTGGAGGTGCTGTCATGA
- a CDS encoding RNA polymerase sigma factor, translating into MGEIAEREGIERARAGSRAAFAALVQPHTRRLIVLATRMLRSSAQAEDAVQDSLASLWLSRQRLDSAKPIGPYLTTIVLNRCRDRLRKRKLAGFFGLSGSREVPDIADDAPTPETRVEARERLRLVEAEIARLPLRLREALILVSIEGHSQAEAAQLLGTSEKAIETRIYRARGRLRERLEIFEG; encoded by the coding sequence GTGGGCGAAATTGCAGAACGGGAAGGTATCGAACGGGCGCGAGCGGGAAGCCGAGCGGCCTTCGCGGCGCTGGTCCAGCCGCACACGCGGCGGCTGATCGTGCTGGCGACCAGAATGCTGCGCTCTTCCGCTCAGGCCGAAGACGCCGTGCAGGACAGCCTGGCTTCGCTGTGGCTTTCTCGCCAGCGTCTCGATAGCGCCAAGCCCATCGGCCCCTACCTGACGACCATCGTACTGAACCGTTGCCGCGACCGCCTGCGAAAGAGGAAGTTGGCAGGGTTTTTCGGCCTGTCTGGTTCGCGCGAGGTGCCGGACATCGCCGATGACGCGCCCACTCCCGAAACCCGCGTAGAGGCGCGCGAAAGGCTGCGGCTGGTGGAAGCGGAGATTGCCCGGCTTCCCCTTCGCCTGCGCGAGGCGCTCATCCTCGTAAGCATCGAAGGCCATAGCCAGGCCGAGGCCGCACAGTTACTCGGCACGAGCGAAAAGGCGATCGAGACGCGGATATATCGGGCGCGTGGCCGGTTGAGGGAGCGGCTGGAAATCTTTGAGGGGTAG
- a CDS encoding DUF2231 domain-containing protein, whose translation MKLFSILALFCAALVWTGPLAAHGDEQHGKPPAQLQTAGENSGTVGAAGNTAAAETSSDEAAAGGHQASGADAADAGGRLEFLENLHPATVHFPIALFFMAALTELFVMRRTGGQLELAVCVLVYGGAAGAVIAALFGWIHTGLWFGGDTSMQLHRWIGMAIAFIGIVLAFLVSRAAHSRTSLRFGLFLMAVMVLVQGYLGGELAHGPGHLGITWL comes from the coding sequence ATGAAGCTATTTTCAATTCTGGCGCTATTTTGCGCGGCCCTTGTATGGACCGGGCCGCTGGCAGCGCATGGCGATGAACAGCATGGCAAGCCGCCGGCCCAGCTCCAAACAGCTGGCGAAAACTCGGGTACCGTCGGCGCCGCCGGCAACACCGCCGCCGCCGAAACCAGTTCCGATGAAGCTGCGGCAGGTGGCCATCAGGCAAGCGGCGCCGATGCGGCAGATGCGGGCGGCAGGCTGGAATTTCTTGAAAACCTTCACCCTGCCACCGTGCATTTCCCGATCGCCCTGTTCTTCATGGCCGCACTGACGGAATTGTTTGTGATGAGGCGCACTGGCGGACAGCTCGAGCTTGCCGTGTGCGTGCTTGTCTATGGCGGAGCGGCCGGGGCTGTGATCGCTGCTCTGTTCGGCTGGATCCACACGGGCCTATGGTTCGGCGGCGATACTTCCATGCAACTTCACCGATGGATCGGCATGGCAATCGCCTTCATCGGGATCGTCCTGGCGTTTCTGGTGAGCCGCGCTGCGCACAGCAGGACATCGCTACGATTTGGATTGTTCCTGATGGCCGTTATGGTGCTGGTTCAGGGATACCTGGGGGGCGAGCTTGCACACGGTCCCGGCCATTTGGGGATTACATGGCTGTAA
- the sulP gene encoding sulfate permease, translating to MAEPTLLARYFPILQWGRTYNASVLTNDLVAAVIVTIMLIPQSLAYALLAGLPPVVGLYASILPLVAYALFGTSRTLAVGPVAVLSLMTASAAGAVAAQGTAEYLEAAITLAALSGIMLAVLGFLRLGFLANLLSHPVISGFITASGILIATSQIKHILGIPGGGDNWPEMLGSLASNIGLTNPWTLAIGIPATMFLFWVRSGLKPALSRIGLKPRAADIAAKAGPVIAVALTILAVVMLDLAEKGVDLVGAIPQGLPPFATPSTDMDLIAQLWVPALLISVIGFVESVSVAQTLAAKRRQRIAPDQELIGLGASNIASAFSGGYPVTGGFARSAVNFDAGAQTPAAGAYTAVGIALASLFLTPLLFSLPIAALAGTIIAAVLSLVDVKTPGQLWRYSKADFAAHLATIVITLLAGVELGVIAGVVVGLLLYLWRASRPHAAIVGRVPETEHFRNVERHDVFTVAHVLSIRIDESLTYLNARWLEEYILERVADQPEVRHVILMCSAVNEVDASGLESLEAINHRLADSGIELHLSEVKGPVMDRLKRTDFLNELGGRVFLSQNRAFRELSQDNGHPPLPDDIARGLI from the coding sequence ATGGCCGAGCCCACCTTGCTGGCACGCTACTTCCCCATTCTGCAATGGGGGCGCACCTATAACGCTTCTGTACTGACGAACGATCTGGTGGCGGCGGTGATCGTCACGATCATGCTGATCCCGCAAAGCCTGGCTTACGCCTTGCTCGCCGGGCTGCCACCGGTCGTCGGCCTATATGCCTCGATCCTGCCGCTGGTGGCCTATGCGCTGTTCGGGACGAGCCGGACGCTGGCGGTGGGTCCGGTCGCGGTCCTGTCGCTGATGACCGCATCGGCCGCCGGTGCTGTGGCTGCGCAGGGTACGGCCGAATATCTCGAAGCGGCGATCACGCTGGCCGCTCTGTCGGGCATCATGCTGGCTGTGCTGGGCTTTCTTCGGCTGGGCTTTCTCGCCAATCTCCTCTCGCATCCGGTGATCAGCGGTTTCATCACGGCCAGCGGCATTCTGATCGCCACCAGCCAGATCAAGCATATTCTCGGGATTCCGGGCGGCGGCGACAATTGGCCGGAGATGCTGGGATCGCTCGCGTCCAATATAGGCCTGACCAATCCGTGGACGCTGGCGATCGGTATCCCGGCGACGATGTTCCTGTTCTGGGTCAGGAGCGGACTCAAACCGGCCCTCTCGAGGATCGGCCTGAAACCGCGCGCAGCCGATATCGCTGCGAAGGCGGGGCCGGTAATCGCGGTGGCGCTGACCATTCTGGCGGTGGTTATGCTCGATCTTGCGGAAAAGGGCGTCGATCTGGTCGGGGCCATTCCGCAGGGGTTGCCGCCTTTCGCCACCCCGTCGACCGACATGGACCTGATCGCGCAGCTATGGGTACCCGCGCTGTTGATCTCGGTGATCGGGTTCGTGGAGAGCGTCTCGGTCGCGCAGACCTTGGCCGCCAAGAGGCGTCAGCGTATTGCGCCCGACCAGGAGCTGATCGGCTTGGGCGCATCGAATATCGCAAGTGCATTTTCGGGCGGCTACCCGGTGACGGGCGGGTTCGCCCGCTCGGCGGTAAACTTCGATGCCGGCGCACAAACGCCGGCTGCCGGCGCCTATACGGCCGTCGGGATTGCGCTGGCCTCGCTGTTCCTCACGCCGCTGTTGTTCAGCCTGCCTATCGCCGCCCTGGCTGGCACGATTATCGCTGCGGTGCTGAGCCTGGTCGATGTGAAGACGCCCGGCCAGCTATGGCGCTATTCCAAGGCGGATTTCGCGGCGCATCTGGCGACGATAGTTATCACGCTGCTGGCAGGCGTGGAACTGGGCGTGATTGCCGGTGTCGTCGTTGGCCTTCTGCTGTATCTGTGGCGCGCATCGCGGCCGCACGCGGCCATCGTCGGGCGCGTTCCGGAAACCGAACATTTCCGCAATGTGGAGCGGCATGATGTCTTTACCGTCGCGCATGTCCTGTCGATCCGTATCGATGAAAGCCTGACCTATCTCAATGCGCGCTGGCTGGAGGAATATATCCTCGAACGCGTCGCGGACCAGCCGGAGGTGCGCCACGTGATCCTGATGTGCAGTGCAGTTAACGAAGTGGATGCGTCGGGTCTGGAAAGCCTCGAGGCGATCAATCACCGCCTCGCCGATAGCGGGATCGAACTACATCTGTCCGAAGTGAAGGGGCCGGTGATGGACCGCCTCAAGCGAACCGACTTCCTCAATGAGCTAGGCGGGCGCGTGTTTCTATCGCAAAACCGCGCTTTCCGCGAATTGTCGCAGGATAATGGGCACCCTCCTTTGCCCGACGATATCGCCCGCGGGCTTATCTGA
- a CDS encoding DUF305 domain-containing protein encodes MVSTSTVIMFFLMYANTFDADDIFWSETRFWMMFVMGGMMMIVMLLFMWGMYKDRTKNFIILGVGVVTMALALWLVRSQTTVDDTEYMSAMIPHHSIAIMTSERASLKDPRVRELAKAIIVAQRREIAEMKFLIDDIEENGPRTEERLPEEMQQ; translated from the coding sequence ATGGTATCGACTTCGACCGTCATCATGTTCTTCCTGATGTACGCCAACACGTTCGATGCCGATGACATTTTCTGGAGCGAAACGCGCTTCTGGATGATGTTCGTGATGGGCGGCATGATGATGATCGTCATGCTGCTTTTCATGTGGGGCATGTACAAGGACCGCACCAAGAACTTCATCATCCTAGGGGTCGGCGTGGTCACCATGGCGCTGGCACTGTGGCTGGTCCGCAGCCAGACGACGGTGGACGATACCGAATACATGTCCGCCATGATTCCGCACCATTCGATTGCGATCATGACCAGCGAACGCGCCAGCCTGAAAGACCCGCGCGTGCGCGAGTTGGCCAAGGCGATCATCGTCGCCCAGCGCCGCGAAATCGCGGAGATGAAATTTCTGATCGACGATATCGAGGAGAACGGCCCCCGCACCGAAGAACGCCTGCCAGAGGAGATGCAACAATGA